A single Schistocerca piceifrons isolate TAMUIC-IGC-003096 chromosome 6, iqSchPice1.1, whole genome shotgun sequence DNA region contains:
- the LOC124803233 gene encoding zinc finger BED domain-containing protein 4-like, with amino-acid sequence MKRSRRSELWNHFTVLDEEFAKCGLCGKKLSYKTSTTNLKKHIERSHVMVNFATNSSRSVDPVLPEPGEASLAVELPEEGTTASSTQGEAVPSTSQHQTAITEYVPKKMGLIQKKKVDSKLMGLFTKDYQPFSIVNDSGFRSFVHALNPAYEIPSRRTVTNVMLPAAYAEANEKVQQKLQGIKTICLTTDCWTSASNESYMAVTGHFIHEQFRLQSVLLECSHFSGAHTSSNLSTALIKITDKFSLGGKILMVVTDNAPNIKNAISTILKWKHFGCYAHTLNLVV; translated from the exons ATGAAGCGATCACGGAGGAGCGAATTGTGGAATCATTTCACTGTTCTGGATGAAGAGTTTGCGAAATGTG GTTTATGCGGCAAAAAGTTGTCGTACAAAACCAGCACGACGAACTTGAAGAAACATATCGAAAGGTCGCATGTAATGGTGAACTTTGCGACAAATTCTTCAAGATCCGTCGACCCTGTGTTGCCAGAGCCAG GTGAAGCCTCTCTTGCAGTGGAGTTGCCAGAAGAAGGCACCACAGCCAGCAGCACACAGGGGGAAGCAGTTCCCTCCACATCACAGCATCAGACAGCCATCACAGAATACGTTCCCAAAAAGATGGGACTGATTCAAAAGAAGAAGGTGGATAGCAAATTAATGGGTCTGTTCACAAAAGACTATCAACCTTTCTCTATTGTAAATGACTCAGGATTTCGTAGTTTTGTACATGCACTGAATCCTGCTTATGAAATACCGAGTAGAAGGACTGTAACAAATGTAATGTTGCCAGCAGCATATGCAGAAGCAAATGAGAAAGTACAACAAAAGCTGCAAGGCATAAAGACAATCTGTCTAACAACAGATTGCTGGACATCAGCTTCTAATGAAAGTTACATGGCTGTAACTGGACATTTCATACATGAACAATTCAGATTACAGTCTGTACTGCTGGAATGCAGTCATTTCAGTGGTGCCCATACCAGCTCAAATTTGTCCACAGCTTTGATTAAAATTACGGACAAATTTAGTCTTGGTGGCAAAATTTTAATGGTAGTCACGGACAATGcaccaaatataaaaaatgctaTTTCCACCATTCTCAAGTGGAAACATTTTGGTTGTTATGCTCATACTCTTAATTTAGTTGTGTAG